DNA from Musa acuminata AAA Group cultivar baxijiao chromosome BXJ1-5, Cavendish_Baxijiao_AAA, whole genome shotgun sequence:
TCTAATCACATATTATACAAAAGAACAGCTTTGAACTAAGCACAATGTCATGGCCATTGATACACAGTTCATATCTCATTAAGGACAATAGGCGATATATAGTAGAAGGAAGATATCGTCATCAATAACTGTCTCTATTACTGTTTTCACTTGTACATCCTCTCGCACTGCGATTCACAGCATTGAACACCCCCGTAACACACGCTCGGCTATTCAAAAGGTGACAAGAATACTAGTTTGGCATtcgcctaatgtatcccaaatgGAATCAAGAATTCGGTATAATTCCAGCACAAATTCCCTGTCGTCCCGTGCACCAGAGGATGCTGACATTGGTCTTTGAATTGGAAACACCCGATGTATGGAATGGTCCACGCCTTTAGGTCAACATTATTAGGAATTCGCTTGTGCATGGGCCACAAATAGTCAACAACTCGCCAACTTGGCCTCTTGACGCCAAACTGCCGCATGCACCGTGGACTTTTCTCTCGGCCTACGTGGCCGAGTGAGCGGCGGCGGGCACGCTCATTATTTGGAATCTTCACGGCCGTGTGCAAATCGTGGTTTAATACTGTGAATCAAATCAACTGGACAGGCATTTGAACGATATGGGGAAAATGATGGTTTAGTGACTCGATTAATTGGTGTTTGGAAATATATAATGAAATATATAGCCATGAATAATGTACACAATTGACCAACCTTTCAACTCGTTGATCTCTCACCACGTCCCTTTATAAATACCCATCATGCATCCCGTCTCCCTCCCATAACCATATCGTCGTCTACACTCAAACCTCAACCAGCCTTCTCCCTTAAACCTCTCCTGTTGCACCACGTAAGAATGACAATGAGGTTCTTCATCGTCGTGGCATGCGCCTTGGCCTTGACCACATCTCTTGCCCTCCCCGTTTCCTCTGTGGAATCCGACGAGCGCTCGACAGCAGCAGCAACACCGCCTTTATTGTCCCGGGGGATCGACTCCTTGTTCCCGCAGTACCATCCGAGAGGCTCGATGACCTGCGACAATGTCCCTCGGGTTTGTCGCGCCAGCGGCAGCCCCGGCCCCGACTGCTGCAGGAAACAGTGCGTGAACGTGATGACCGACAACCAGAACTGCGGGCAGTGCGGGAAGAAGTGCTGGTTCGGCCAAGCGTGCTGCGGCGGCAGCTGCGTCAACGTGATGTATGACCCCAAGAACTGCGGTGGCTGCAACAAGAGGTGCACGAAGGGTTGCTTCTGCCAGTTCGGGATGTGTAGCTATGCTTAGAGCATGATTCATTCATCACTGTGACACTTATACACTTGCATTTCTACTTTCTTGTCGTGCTGTATTCTATTCTATTCAGTTGGTCTGTTGCATTTGTTGCATTCAGAATTATAAGCGAAAGAAATAAATACGAATAACGTGATGATGTAATGATTAAGTTCGACATGATGTTGTTGGAATTGAACTTATTCATCCTTCCAATGAATCGCATTTTTTTAGCTCTTTGGGGGCTATAGATACCCAACTTTAGGTATGACTAGAGTGCATCCATCTTATGCTTTTATAGTGTTGAAATCTTCTTCTACGGCcttcttgattttttaaattgATTTACTAAGTTTAGAAGGTGTATGATTCCTGAGAGTATTAAGTGTAAGGTTTTCTTCTAAACCTTAAAATGGAAAAAGTATAAAGGATCATTAATTATCATCAATTGGAATAAATATCTAAAATGAAAACTGATAGCATGAAGGGAGTAAGAATTGAGAGTCGATATAGGTCAAGAAGATTGAACCACTATGAAATTGATTTATCTCTCTATCTTTAGTTGATCTCTTATTCGTACCTATTTCTTAATTGAATTAATATTTAATACTTATCTTTTTTTCTTGATCAAAATTTCAAAGTTCCCTGCattagtactaattcaccctctcttagtgtcacACTATCATATTGATCCTAATAGTATAGAGACAAGTTGAGTTGGCAAAAGGACCGATGTACTATTGATATATATCAGTTTGATACAAGCAAATATATATCGATCTAATATAGACAATATCTACTGGTCCAAAAAAATGACCAATATATGGATTACCCCATATCAAGTGGGCGATGCGCGCTTCGTACTAagcgaaaaaatcaaaatttgaccATTATCAACTAGTATATACTACCCCATATCAAGCGGAGATATAAGCTTTGTACCAagcgaaaatattgaaattttatcATTACTGATCTAAACCAATCGATAatggtcaaattttgattaaCATGGATTAATATGATTCATCCTGGTCAAATGGTCAAGTTGACCATTGGACCACTTTGAAACTTGATTTAAACCCACTTTCACCCTCTCTCACTCTCACAGCTTCCAAACTATCTTTCTCACTCATTCACTTCCTTCTTCTCACATCTTATCACTCTCTTTCTCAACTAAGGGTTACCTTGCGTGATTAGTGCTTCTATTCGGTGATTAGTTTCAATAATTTAAATTTAGGCGAATTCATGTAACTATTCTACTTTTAGTTAGCTTTTGACATGATTTGCACCTTATTAGCTTCATATTAGCTGCTTTGTATTAATTAATGATGTTTAAtttcattttatatttaattaggcACTATTAGGATAAATCTCTTACTTTTAGTGACATTGGGAGTAATTAGATAATTTTGTGATTAGTGTCATTCTAGCTAATTTAGGATTATTTTATCAATTATGATTATTTAGAGcccaattatgattattttgtCAATTGTAAGCCTAATTTGGGGTAACTAGGTATAAACACATTGTGATTACATTAAGGTGGATAAATCATACGACTACAGCAACAATTTATTTACATGTATACTGGTGTCACAAAATGCACCAAAGTTCCAATGGAGGTTCATAGAGCAATTTACAAAAAGCTACAAAAAGCAAAGTATAATGGAGTCCAAAAGAAGGTCA
Protein-coding regions in this window:
- the LOC135673980 gene encoding stigma-specific STIG1-like protein 1; this translates as MTMRFFIVVACALALTTSLALPVSSVESDERSTAAATPPLLSRGIDSLFPQYHPRGSMTCDNVPRVCRASGSPGPDCCRKQCVNVMTDNQNCGQCGKKCWFGQACCGGSCVNVMYDPKNCGGCNKRCTKGCFCQFGMCSYA